The Drosophila sulfurigaster albostrigata strain 15112-1811.04 chromosome 3, ASM2355843v2, whole genome shotgun sequence genomic sequence ttatagtttcAACCGCACTTGGTCATTGCATACCACTGTTGACAATGAAATAATACAATTCAAGGGTTATTTGTTTCAGTTCATTGAGATTTAGTTATAcgataaatatttctttttggaCAATTAGAATAagcattattataaatatagcattctatttaaaataaaagtgggTGCGTCTTATCTAAGACTAGCAGTGTAGTACTGAGTAAACTTCCTTATCACTTATATTATTCGCTTTCGACAAACAAGTTTTCACTATAAAACATCGCCTAACAATTTGTGACACTTTTGAGCCCCCAAAACCCTTTTTATGGCTGACGTGTaccatattttgaatgattgtttataatgttttaaaataatgcaatCGTCTGAATTTGAGTCTCAACTTGAAGAGCTATGCTTAAAAATATGAACCAACAAgaaatgttattgttgatgAAGCATTATTTCTTTAAGCATTATTTTCTTAGTAGTACAGTGGCTTAAAAAGTGCTACCATAAGTCTTTGGAAAGATAACACAGACTTTTTAGTAATATACCGGATGTATTGGATATTAATTTACAGGATGCGGCTCCAGAAAATGTTTCATAAAAACTtagaatttttcaaaaactGCCGCAAAATTAGCTTGaatgatataataaatagattagacataaaaataaaatatataatttatacttCGATGCATCTTTTACTCATGAGAAATCTGTTATTGCAGCGGCAGCTTAAAACTCAAGAAACTCGTGGCGtcttaaaaatacaaaaattcttgaattcCACTGCTAATGTCGTTGAAATCTATAGTACtataataaaaccaaatatatatttggtttttattgaCTAAAACCCATTGgcagaaataaaataatcctCCAAGGGatcatattaaaaagaaattgtcAAAATGAAGggccaaaataaatattttgtaatttcgaATACTGCTAAAATTGGTCTCTTAATGTTAAAaagattataaataatatgatttttgattgaaaaaaaaaacaaaccttTCAGGGGATGTGTTGTGCCTTGCTTTACTTTTTCGCACTTGCagtaatattgaaataagctttctttctttttgtgatgtaaaataattttatatacatgtATGATAAGGTTGTGTGCGTGCATTGAACAACCCTCTGAATATGCTATTATTAAATAGCATCTCTTTTTACATATACTTAATGTTAAGCTGTTGGCTTAGCCCGTCAGAGTTCATGTGCCTCCGTGGCGCAATCGGTTAGCGCGTTCGGCTGTTAACCGAAAGGTTGGTGGTTCGAGTCCACCCGGGGGCGAAGcaaactttttgctttttcatttttttaattatttaaagaaaacttaaatatattttttttaatttgtattatttaaaatagttaattaatttttcacaaaaatttaaattaaatctttcTTTAGAACTTCCCATacacaaatatgtaaattacgCGATTTTTCCCAATAATTtctataacaataataaacttattaGCAATGAACATCAAATGGACAAATTTAAGTATTCTAATtgctttcaaatatttcattggTTGATAGATAATAGAAATACTAATTTATAATTACTCCAGTAATTCCTAAGGGTTGTAAAACTTTAGAGGAATCAGAAAATGCAATAACGTTGTAGTGAAAATGTAAGGGGAAGaatgttaaattgttttacacaatacatttttataatatatttgagatAAGATAAGAAAGCTGCGAAGCAGCAACACCAAGTGGAGACATTCGTACACActtaaagtgaaaaaaaaaacaaatgtcaaaataTTATCTTGACTTGACTGTTTGCAAAACTAAATGCACAAAAGAAATTCTAGGTAATTGATAGAATTCAAGATAATCTTCAAGTCAGAAGAGGCAGTGATTTCATTGAAACTAAAATGATTAGTTTATTTCTAACATTTTCCTATTAATTTGTTatcttttatttgatttaaaagtgaattacgtgacaattattataattaattaatataacaatataatataaataattaattatattaatattacattatttgtgaatttgtataatttttggGCACTTTTCGGCAATGGTTCATAAGAACACGATATAGAGAGATAGACAAAAAGATTTTAAGACATTAGTTTTAGATGGAACGTTAAATGCCTGGCAGTGTttccaatattttatatttattttttaccacattcaattaaaaacgaatttaaaagtttgtttgtgttgctaaGGAACCAAGTATGACGCACTCGACTTTAACTCTCTAAAGACATTCAGTCAGCATTCAGATCTTTGTCTTTGTTATCTCTGCAATCGACAAGAcgcgtatctgtatctgcttTTGTGGTTGTATTTGGTCGCAAGTTGCAACTGAAAACCGCGAGCGTAACAACAGTTGCAGAGTTGCACAGTTGCACAGTTgggagttgcaagttgcaagttgagAGTTGTGCTGCCAAAAGTGACTTAGAGACAGTTTGTCAACGGTGTTGCTGCTCGCGTTGTTGTTCCTAATTAAAATGTCTTGGTGCTGTCACTCAAAAGGCAGTCGAGCGGTCGGTCGAGCCACTCAGCGATGCACCACTGGCCGGCCGGCAAATGTCTGCAACAATAAGAGCAACACCAACAGAGTTGCAACAGTCGCAGAGTCGTCAGTCCAAGACGCCCATTTTGGTCTCAATTGCGCTGtggcagccagcaacaacaacaaccacgttGCTACAATTTCATtggaagctgctgctgctgttgctgtcggcatgcgaatgcgaatacgaattgTGATTGCGAATTGCGaatgcgtatgcgcaatgccaCAAAATGGCGATCGCATTGTTACAGTTGGCAATTAATTTTACCTGGGGGCactaatcaaaattaaaatgatgtGATACAGCGACTATGATGAGCGAGTTTAATGTCActgtcgacagtcgacagtcgacacaGTCTTGTAtctgtgctgtgtgttgaATGTCCCTGCTCGATCCGTACATATACAGAGTCAGAAATCAATATTCTAAATTCTTTAACGCGTGTGCACATTTAAGGCAACGTTCAGTTGACTTGAGCTCTCTTGACTCATTGAAATGCGTACCGGCGTGCAACGCGGCCAGCACTTATACGCAATTTCGCGCCATATTTGGTGCAGGCacattgcttttttttctgcgGCTTTTTGgcccaagcacacacacacactcgcacttgCACGTACATTTACTTGGCTGGCATATAGAACAGTCTGGCAGAAAGCCAGAACTGAACAGATCAGCTAAGCATTGGCTTAAGATCAGACCAGACTGTTTGGCTGCAGCATGTGAAACtgattttctttctctcctcttttttgtttatttgcaggATGATCGATCGCCAACATCTTCGGGAAATGAGTCCGATGATTCGTCGGATGTGGAGATGCCGAGCACGGCGACAGATGCGGAGGCTGTTAAATCTGGGCCTCTTGAACTTAAGTGTGAGCCAACAGCGAGCTGCTCCTCAGCGACAGTCGCGACGACTGTTGGCCCCAAGCCAATGCCAATAGCATTGAATTATCAGACTGAGACTGGAccatccacatccacagcAGCACTGACAGCAGCATCAGTGGCATCAGGAAGCAGCGGACTAACTGCTGCAACGTCGtctgataataataaatacgttTATCCAGCGACATCGTTTGCCAACATACCTCCCGATATGCTGCGTCAGCTGATCCAAGCGGGCCAGTTGCAAGTCCATGCCGAAGAGGGTGAGTATACctcttaatacagtatattacagtatattaatatactatttctTAGATGGCAACCAATATGTGACTATACCGCTGAGCTCCACAGCCGCCAGCTACATCAAAGGCAAGTCCGCAACGGCTGCGAACACAGTGAACACCAATCCCAACCCGAAGTCTGAGAAGAGTGCCGATAAAACTCTGTCCATCAAACAGGAGTACGATTAGCCTcccaaaatttacaaattgctTTTATGACAACATTTTGAATACATGTAAATCCGCAAACATAAATCATAAACATAACAATAGCGATAACAGGAACGATCCAAGTCTATCCATTGTTAGACCGCAGTTGCTTCTTGTGGCGGCATAGTCATAAGACCGATTCATACAGTACAGTTTATACgtatatcatatttatatagaatatttttctACCTTTATAAAACCCAAGCTGGCTGCAGTTCGTTGGCTTTGGATATCTGCCCCCAGAGAGCTGTCAAAGGCAGATTATACTTACATAAGTTACATAAAGTTTTGAAAGTTTTGCATCGATGAGATTGAATAACAGAGATCAGATCAGATCAGAAGAGATCAGAAGTTTGGCAGAATGATGTTCCTAAGCTGCAGATATAAAGTTGCTTTGTTAAtagtttatattgttttattatatttacagaTAAACcatttttttgcaaaacaatatgaaaatgtttctaaattgtatttttaaataaactgaaatgtGAAAAGTGAATAAATGTTTTTACTTCTTTCTCTTTTAGCTAATTACTTGCAATGATAATATTTCTGCTTCTGATTGATGTGAGTTATTGACTGAATGATGGAGTACAACATCTTATTGACACTTAACCTAATTAAACGTCACTCACTTTTTAGTCTCTTGCATTTGTTTGTGTAGTTAATTGATTGCAACACCTGTTGTTGGGCCTCTTTAGCCAATTCATTTACTTTGGAAATAAACTCAAAGGGCGGAGGGGCTGACTGCGAAGGGGGGCGCGCTTCCGTTTGCCGCACTTTGCATACTAAGAGTGGCGGCCACTTGACTACGACCACAAAAGAGGCAACGTGTGGCACATACATAATGAATATGTGAACGCCCTGGGCGGTGCTTGGCACGCGCCACACCGCGTCGTTGCTTCCGTACAACTACAACTGACTGAGTTGCGTCCAGGCTCTTGGGCAGCTTTCCAGCCGGAAGCCGTTAGGGTTTAGGTGAAGGCTTTTTATGGCATTGCGACAACATTGACAGTGGTCAAACTGTAAAAAATCAAAAGCCTCGCTGTCTCGCAGTCTGGTCAAAGTTGAGTGGGTCACTAAACTTTGCCACAGAATGTGGCACTATGCTGTTGCATgcatataagtatgtatgtatgtatatattgagAGACAAGTACATACCACTAGACTAGAGGATGtgcgtgtgtcagtgtgtgcaAACGAAACCACAATTAACGTTGATTATGGCCACCGGCTGGAGTTGATTGACATTGGGTCTGCGGCACAGTGACCATTCAGTTAGTGTGTGGGAGTGTCTCtgtctgctctgctctgcctcttcctcttcctctgtCACTCTATTTGGCTGTATGTCCACGTGcatgtttgtatttgtgcttGTTTTGTCTACCTTTATTAGCCACACCCACGCAACTGCActgagaaaattaaatatctaGTTACGATTGCCAATTCTAGTTCagaataagaaaattaataaatttgcttaacacggtaatatattttctttttgaaaagGCTGCTACGTAACTCCAATTGGTTTGCAGgttattaaatgtataaacGTATTTTATATACTCTATTAAAGTTTGGTACAAACACAGCAAAGTTACTTCCGAATTAAGCTCATGTTCTTGGTAGTTccgcatttattaaaaacaaaaatttactaAACTCTTATTTTGaggttttcaatttaatactaaaagatattcttttaaaaaaaaaaaaaaaaggtttttattatttatctatcACTGATTTGCGCATCATTTGAACCCGGGACCTTAAACGCCAAATGAAGAATAATTCGCAGCAGCTTTACTTACTGATCTATGACCAAgaattctaaaattaaatattataacagAAAAGTTAATTGATTGGAGCGATTTGAAGCTTAAATCTAGTACTTGCGgtttatttaaatcattttaatccTAAAACAGGATTAGTGTAACAACTTTTATCCCGAATGCAGACTGAAATATCAGAGCCAGAATCATggtgaaaataattaattttttaaatacttatttcttttgtatGCGAATGAATATTTTCAGTGCATTCATATGcgaattaaaataacaatacaacaatatacatataagtattGATCCTGCGAAGGGGGACCCAGGTCAGGTGTCCAGACCAGCTACCCAacgattattattaatgactCCCGCAAAactttgcattgcaatttcagtttcagttctaTTTGCGACGCCTCGTCAGTTAGAAGTGTGTCTCCTGAATATATCCTGCACAATATCAAACACAGCGAGAcacaaaatcaatattaatgaGGCATTTAAAGCTGTCTCAAGCTGCGTCTAATGAGTCGACTGTCAGTTGGCTGGGAACGGAAATTGAGTTGCCACACAGCGTTTGAAGGAATCACTGCTGCGAACGTTGAAGTAGCAGCAACACTGCGCAGCAGGAAATCGCATTAGCATTAACATTAGCGCGCTCAACTGATTCCGCTTAAAAGTCACGAGACCAAAAGCCTAAAATCCGAGACTCGAACCCAACACAACGGAAGTTTTAACGTAATGCCTTGCGCCTGAGCTGCTGCACCTGAGCATGGGCTGTTCCAGTTCCAAGTCCACGACAGCACTCGACGATAATAAAGCGGCAACGGGAAGAACACCAGcaaaagcaacggcaacgacaacggcaacagaaaaaaaggatAACAAAATGGCAGAATACCGTAAGTAGCAATGACCAATTAGTTGTTATCCCTTTCCTTCCTTATTCCTTATTCCGTTGACTCATAACTCATCACACAGCGGCCTCAGAGGCATTCACCATTCCCCTCGATGACACAACCAGTGCCCCCGACCAATTAAATGACACACTTCGTCAGCCGCCCAAGCGGCTGCAGCAACTCATGCAACAGGCCGCCGAGGCAGAGCCGCTCACCCTTCTGGAGCTGGAGGACAAACAGCAGAAAGCCGAACAGCGACGCCAGGAGTTGATGCAACAGAAAATCGAGACCATACAAAAGAACACACAAGCTCTGATGCGTGCACACAGCGAATTATCTGATGGGGAGGAGCAACCACAAGAAACgttaaaatagaatagaatacaATTCTTTCTAGACCTAAGaacatatttgcaaaatgcttTAATCACTTTGCCTTATATTGCGTACAAACTAAAATACTCATATTCATTTTACAGATTCAGAGTTGTACACGAATATCGTCAGTTTAAAGATTTGGATAAAACTAAGCTACACACTGTAATCACAAAGATTGCCATTAAACGAAAAAGCTTTAAATAACACATCATACTTTTTCTATATAGTGTCTGCATTcttaattatacccgctacccatagggtagaagggtattataactttgtgccggcaggaaatgtatgtaacaggtagaaggaggcatctccgaccctataaagtatatatattcttgatcagcgtcaacagccgagacgatatagccatgtccgtctgtccgtctgtgtgtctgtgtgtctgtccgtctgtccgtatgaaacactggatctcagagactataagagatagagctataatattttttcgacagcatttgttatgtttgcacgcagatcaagtttgtttcaaatttttgccacgccccccttccgccccctcaaatcaaaaaaatcgaataacaagcgtaattttaaagctagagttgtgaattttggtatatataataataactatagtagttatgattcctgaaaatttggttgcgatcaaataaaaattgtggatgttattaaagaaatagtgttgcaaaggcaaaaacgcctacttactggggggtcttagttgctttggctgacaatctggtatattgtgccgtctatggtatattatgaatgcggtactatatcgatataccaaatataccatttggtatatttttagtatttttgtagtatatttgctatattttgagaaaaatacggaaaaatatatttcttttattcaaaatgggtagcgggtatctcacagtcgagtacactcgactgtagctttcctactggtttttttaatatattaaagttgttaaaGCCGAAATGTGCAAACCCACATTGAAATCGTCATTAGCAAAGTCAATTAAGTTCGTCCACTTCTTTATAAGTTCATACCTGTAATTGATACAGACACAAATGAATACTGAATTCtaaagaatactaaaataccaaaaaataatattcaaatatataatgtaGTACATTAGATTGATGCGGCAGAGAGAGGAAAAATTTAAGGCAAACTTCATCAGCGCtcaaaaataacacaaaaataacacCCGTAAATTCTAGCTATTCTACACATAATCTCTGAGAACTACGTTTTCATACGGATAAATCGAAACGAagaatatatcatatatactTAAAGCATATATCATA encodes the following:
- the LOC133844264 gene encoding uncharacterized protein LOC133844264, with amino-acid sequence MGCSSSKSTTALDDNKAATGRTPAKATATTTATEKKDNKMAEYPASEAFTIPLDDTTSAPDQLNDTLRQPPKRLQQLMQQAAEAEPLTLLELEDKQQKAEQRRQELMQQKIETIQKNTQALMRAHSELSDGEEQPQETLK